A section of the Eriocheir sinensis breed Jianghai 21 chromosome 62, ASM2467909v1, whole genome shotgun sequence genome encodes:
- the LOC126986557 gene encoding uncharacterized protein LOC126986557: MAALWEHLKDLASMHKRAEHLSVELLIGQDAPLALTPLEVRRGRDGEPFAVLVTPRDRDVLRFLWWPRGDVDRPPVLYRMTRHLFGGVWSPACAAFALRKTLQGGGVTSRKGIDLARDELPVDRALGVLWDLEDDSLRIAVSPPNKPHTKRGVLSAMSSVFDPLGFLAPFTIRAKMIFQDEVRRKEGWDVRLTKATEDGWILWLAELRELEDFRIARYLLPPRFGRLMDAQLHHFCDASTKAYAVVSYVRLQDDVGFVHCSFIAARTRLAPIKTTSIPRLELCAAVLAVSSDAKLRGEISLPIESSTFWTDSMIVLQYIASPSRRFHTFVANRLGTIHRLSSPPQWRHVRSEENPADDATRGLPAQVLLTGGRWRHGPAFLRLPLDSWPLLPGDPAVDLDNDPEVKRDVTTLTMEAQTPTTIDQLLSRYSSWYALQRAVAWLRRFAVWIKEGRPSGPGSRLAVTELQPARTAILKYVQRAHFQDDIAALRRGRLTKRNTLYRLEPTLDTQGLLRVGGRRLDASDTYSHDAPLLLPKTHHVTALIVRDVHIFLARHSGREHTLACLRGQYWVVAGRPLIDRLLRNCFVCRRVNSRPLVQRQGELPVERIAAGNPPFTHTGVDCFGPFGVTSMRRSVKRFGCVFTCLSSRAAHLEVLDSLDAAAFLNALMRFIARRGPPAKLFSDMGTNFQRAAKDLHAAARGWRDDARVEETLHRRAIEWVFLPPTASHMGGVWERQIRSVRKILSSIIGTQRLDDDRLRTLFCEVEATLNSRPLTASPGDASEPAALTPDHLLRVGAGFHLPREERSLGDTFRRRWTHAQALADRFWVRWRAEYLHTLRMRQRRIAPARNLRVGDLVLLTEPLLPRNHWRLGRVLQVFPGSDGLVRRVRLRTGSGTLVRPVVKLCLLEGDVASSPPSPSAAAR; the protein is encoded by the exons ATGGCTGCTCTCTGGGAACATCTTAAGGACTTGGCATCCATGCATAAACGTGCCGAGCACCTCTCCGTGGAGTTGTTGATCGGTCAGGACGCCCCCCTGGCCTTGACTCCACTGGAAGTCCGAAGAGGGCGGGACGGGGAACCCTTTGCG GTATTGGTGACACCGCGGGACCGAGATGTCCTAAGGTTCCTGTGGTGGCCGCGTGGGGACGTCGACAGGCCACCTGTCCTGTACCGCATGACTCGCCACCTGTTCGGCGGGGTGTGGAGCCCCGCGTGTGCCGCCTTTGCGCTTCGGAAGACCCTGCAGGGAGGAGGTGTAACGTCGCGCAAG GGTATTGATCTTGCTAGGGATGAGTTGCCGGTGGACAGGGCTCTTGGGGTCCTGTGGGACTTGGAGGATGACAGCTTGCGTATCGCGGTGTCTCCGCCCAACAAACCTCACACGAAAAGAGGCGTTCTCAGCGCCATGAGCTCAGTGTTTGACCCGTTGGGCTTCCTGGCTCCCTTTACCATACGGGCGAAGATGATATTCCAGGACGAAGTACGTCGAAAAGAGGGATGGGATGTACGACTCACAAAGGCGACAGAGGACGGGTGGATCCTTTGGTTGGCGGAGCTCCGGGAGCTGGAGGATTTTCGCATCGCCCGTTACCTTCTACCCCCCCGCTTCGGCCGACTCATGGATGCCCAACTCCACCACTTTTGTGATGCCTCGACCAAAGCATACGCTGTCGTGTCATACGTGCGTCTCCAGGACGACGTCGGATTCGTGCATTGCAGTTTTATTGCAGCACGTACGCGATTGGCCCCTATCAAAACGACCTCCATACCACGATTGGAGCTCTGCGCAGCCGTCCTGGCGGTTAGCTCTGACGCGAAACTCCGAGGGGAAATCTCTCTCCCAATTGAAAGCTCCACCTTCTGGACGGACAGTATGATTGTCCTCCAATACATTGCCAGCCCCTCTCGGCGCTTCCACACCTTTGTGGCGAACCGCCTCGGGACTATCCACCGCCTGTCTTCCCCTCCACAATGGCGTCACGTGAGATCCGAAGAAAACCCGGCTGACGACGCCACACGAGGACTGCCTGCGCAAGTGCTGTTAACGGGTGGCCGGTGGAGACATGGCCCCGCTTTCCTACGCTTGCCCTTGGACTCCTGGCCTCTACTTCCTGGTGACCCCGCGGTAGACCTCGACAATGACCCGGAGGTGAAGCGGGACGTTACCACCCTCACAATGGAGGCGCAGACGCCAACTACGATTGACCAGCTTCTGTCCCGTTATTCGTCCTGGTACGCCTTACAACGGGCTGTAGCCTGGCTCCGCCGGTTTGCTGTCTGGATCAAGGAGGGTCGCCCCAGCGGCCCGGGCTCCCGCCTTGCAGTGACCGAGCTCCAGCCGGCCCGGACGGCCATCCTCAAATATGTGCAAAGGGCCCACTTCCAGGACGACATCGCGGCTCTCCGACGTGGCAGACTCACCAAGAGGAACACACTCTATAGGTTGGAACCAACTCTCGACACCCAGGGCCTTCTTCGCGTGGGGGGTCGGCGTTTGGACGCCTCGGATACCTACTCCCACGatgcccctcttctcctccctaagACTCACCATGTGACGGCCCTGATTGTCCGGGACGTCCACATCTTCTTGGCGCGGCACTCCGGGAGAGAACATACCCTGGCATGCTTACGTGGCCAGTACTGGGTGGTCGCGGGCCGCCCCTTGATCGACCGGCTCCTGCGTAACTGTTTCGTTTGTCGCCGGGTGAACAGCAGGCCGCTGGTGCAACGCCAGGGCGAGTTGCCGGTGGAACGGATCGCTGCTGGCAACCCACCCTTCACTCACACCGGGGTCGACTGTTTCGGCCCGTTCGGTGTCACTAGTATGCGGCGATCGGTGAAGCGTTTCGGCTGCGTCTTCACCTGCCTCAGCTCCCGTGCGGCGCATTTAGAGGTCCTGGATTCTCTCGATGCTGCCGCTTTCCTCAACGCCCTCATGCGCTTCATTGCCCGGCGCGGCCCCCCGGCGAAACTGTTCTCCGACATGGGGACCAACTTCCAGCGGGCTGCCAAGGATCTCCACGCCGCGGCCCGGGGCTGGCGGGACGACGCCAGGGTGGAGGAAACCTTACATCGGAGGGCCATCGAGTGGGTCTTCCTGCCGCCTACCGCCTCGCACATGGGCGGCGTGTGGGAACGACAGATCCGTTCTGTCCGCAAGATCCTGTCCTCCATCATTGGCACCCAGCGTCTTGACGACGACCGGCTGCGCACGTTGTTTTGTGAGGTCGAGGCTACTCTCAATAGCCGCCCCCTTACAGCCTCCCCGGGTGATGCTTCTGAGCCTGCGGCGCTTACTCCTGACCATCTTCTGCGTGTCGGGGCTGGTTTCCACTTACCCCGGGAAGAGCGTTCCTTGGGTGACACTTTCCGCCGCCGTTGGACACATGCTCAGGCCCTGGCTGATCGGTTCTGGGTCCGCTGGCGGGCGGAATATCTCCACACCCTCCGCATGCGTCAACGCCGGATTGCTCCCGCCCGCAACCTGCGCGTCGGCGACCTCGTCCTCCTCACCGAACCCCTCCTGCCGCGTAACCATTGGCGTCTTGGCAGGGTTCTTCAGGTCTTCCCGGGTTCCGATGGTTTGGTTCGGAGGGTCCGCCTTCGCACCGGTTCAGGGACTCTCGTTCGCCCCGTCGTCAAACTCTGTCTACTCGAGGGTGATGTCGCTTCCTCTCCGCCCTCGCCTTCGGCCGCTGCACGCTGA